A stretch of DNA from Endozoicomonas sp. 8E:
TTAATGATGACTCACCTTGCCTGTGCCGACGAAACTGACAATGGCTTCACCCTGCAGCAGCTTGAAGTCTTTGAGCAGCACACCCTTGGATTACCAGGTAAAAGAAGCATTGCCAATTCGGCCGGCCTCATTCATTGTGCCGGTGCCAGGGCAGACTGGAGCCGTCCCGGTCTTATGCTTTACGGAGCCTCTCCTTTTGATCATGCTCATAACATTGAATCCAGGCTCAAGCCTGTCATGGAACTCCATTCAGCCATCATCAATATCAAGGAAGTCCCTGCTGGCAGCCCGGTAGGTTATTCCGGTACTGCGGTGACCAACAAGACGACGCGTTTAGGCGTCATAGCCATGGGTTATGCCGATGGCTATCCCCTGGCTCCGAATGGTACGCCGGTACTCGTCAATGGTCAGCCAGTGCCACTGACAGGTCGGGTCTCCATGGATATGTTAACAGTTGATCTGTCAGAAATAGCGGATGTGAACGTGGGAGATCCTGCTTTACTCTGGGGTAAAGACCTGCCGGTGACTGAAGTGGCAAGGCATGCGGGTACAATCCCCTATCAACTGTTGTGTAATATAAACCGGTTTCCCATTTCGTACTCCCAGCAAGTTACCTGCAAAGAGAGGGTGTGAATCCAGCTGAAAAATTGTCCGATTACCGGGAATCGCTTTGATAACCAGAGCACCTGTCAAATCCTTTACATTGCAGAACCGCTTCAGCACTTGTATATTCTCTGCACGTGCCATACTCTTCTCGGACCGTGACTGAAGCCTTCTTATGACGGTCTAGCAGCCTGTCGGACTTAAGACTGTCCTACTGCGGTTGCAATAAATTGGTCTAAAAATCCCTGTTTCTTCGTCAAATAGCTCGCTATTCTCCTCAGAAACAGAGATTTTTATCCTCAATTTCTTGCAATCCTCGCTACGGACGCTTAAGTCCGACAGGCTGCTAGAGCCACGGGGAAAAGGGCGTCCCGGTGTTCATCGACATTGGGAACAATACGGCAATTTACACCATGCCCAAAACTACCTGAATCAGACGATTGCTGAAATGAGAAGTCGAAAAGAAGTCGTCCGGCAACTGGACAGGATTGATCGTAATATTCTTCGCACACTCCAGGAAAACGGTCGAATTTCCTATGTGGACCTGGCAGATCGGGTGGGCTTGAGTACAACACCCTGCATGGAAAGGGTCAAACGTCTTGAGCGGGAAGGCATCATTCAGGGCTATTGTGCCCGATTAAACCCCCAGTACCTTCAAGCGGGTTTGCTGGTGTATGTTGAAATCAGCCTCTATACCAAATCGGCTGATATCTTCGACGAGTTTCGACGGGCGGTTGTCGCTCTTCCAAACGTGCTGGAATGCCACCTGGTTTCCGGTAACTTTGACTACCTGATCAAGGCTCGTATCTCAGAAATGGCCTCCTACCGAGAGTTGCTGGGCGACATATTGCTGAAGCTTCCGGGAGTGAGGGAATCCAAAAGCTACATTGTCATGGAAGAACTGAAAGAAACACTGAATCTCCCAATTCCTGATTAATCAATAATCCCTGATGAAATAATTCAGGGCGACTGCATCCTGCTCTTCAATATCATGAAGCTGGAATCCTGCGGCAAAGTCCCTGGTGTGATCGCCCTGCTTATTACCAGACTGACACCAGACGCATTTGGCCACCAGCGTTACGTGATGCGCTGTGTCATTGAGACCAGGCAGTACCATAGTAATATTCCTGACGTCTTCCAACCGAATGGGTTGATCCGTAGTAATACTGAATCCTCCTCTGGATACATCTTCGAGAACCCCCAGTAGCTGACCACTGTCATTGTCCACGACCTGGGCAGGCTCAGCCAGAACCTTGCGTGGATAGCGCCGCTTCTCAAGTACAGTATCTGTCATGACATCTCCTCTCTTTCATAGAGCGATATTCCAAGATACCGA
This window harbors:
- a CDS encoding PilZ domain-containing protein, with protein sequence MTDTVLEKRRYPRKVLAEPAQVVDNDSGQLLGVLEDVSRGGFSITTDQPIRLEDVRNITMVLPGLNDTAHHVTLVAKCVWCQSGNKQGDHTRDFAAGFQLHDIEEQDAVALNYFIRDY
- a CDS encoding winged helix-turn-helix transcriptional regulator yields the protein MRSRKEVVRQLDRIDRNILRTLQENGRISYVDLADRVGLSTTPCMERVKRLEREGIIQGYCARLNPQYLQAGLLVYVEISLYTKSADIFDEFRRAVVALPNVLECHLVSGNFDYLIKARISEMASYRELLGDILLKLPGVRESKSYIVMEELKETLNLPIPD
- the alr gene encoding alanine racemase, whose protein sequence is MSRPARAVIHLDALKHNYRLAKSLAGGGNVLAVVKADAYGHGAIRCAQSLSEQADGFAVACIEEALELRAAGIRNRLLILEGFFEHSELTDIASENLDIVVQSLEQIKQLEQTPLEKPVRVWLKMDSGMHRVGILPGQYRDAWARLEQLPWIDEILMMTHLACADETDNGFTLQQLEVFEQHTLGLPGKRSIANSAGLIHCAGARADWSRPGLMLYGASPFDHAHNIESRLKPVMELHSAIINIKEVPAGSPVGYSGTAVTNKTTRLGVIAMGYADGYPLAPNGTPVLVNGQPVPLTGRVSMDMLTVDLSEIADVNVGDPALLWGKDLPVTEVARHAGTIPYQLLCNINRFPISYSQQVTCKERV